The following proteins are co-located in the Micromonospora viridifaciens genome:
- a CDS encoding PaaI family thioesterase: protein MEMPDLTGGFVALLGLKFDEVSGDRVVIRWQVRPELHQPYGIQHGGVYCSVVETAASIGGALWLGDKGRVVGVSNQTDFLRAVRDGELTAVGTPIHRGRSQQLWLVEITDGGGRLVSRGQVRLQNLTTD from the coding sequence ATGGAGATGCCGGACCTGACCGGAGGCTTCGTGGCCCTGCTGGGCCTGAAGTTCGACGAGGTCAGCGGGGACCGGGTGGTGATCCGCTGGCAGGTCCGCCCGGAGCTGCACCAGCCGTACGGGATCCAGCACGGCGGGGTCTACTGCTCGGTGGTGGAGACGGCGGCCAGCATCGGTGGCGCGCTCTGGCTGGGCGACAAGGGCCGGGTGGTGGGCGTGTCCAACCAGACCGACTTCCTGCGCGCGGTCCGCGACGGCGAGCTGACCGCGGTTGGCACCCCCATCCACCGGGGCCGGAGCCAGCAGCTCTGGCTGGTGGAGATCACCGACGGGGGCGGCCGGCTGGTCTCGCGTGGTCAGGTGCGGCTGCAGAATCTCACTACCGACTGA
- a CDS encoding NRAMP family divalent metal transporter — MRKLLAATLGVLSAIGGFVDIGDLVAASQAGARFGMAHAWVLLVGVLGICAYAEMAGRIAAVSGRAVFDLVRERLGPRVALLNLVASWLVTVITLAAELGGVALALQLGSGVHYLFWVPVAAVAVWLVLWRLRFELMERIFGLAGLSLLVFAVALFALPTDWAQLGHGMLHISSAGQGWPVYWFVAVALFASTVSPYEVFFFSSGGVEERWSPADLAHARSNVLIGFPVGGFLALSLIAVAAVAYHPGGTSLTTLDQVAGPVASALGGVGLAVAVLAFFAVTFGAALETGLSAAYAVAQYFGWQWGKRVTPREAARFHTVLLISVLLGVLMLMTTIDPVQLTEYMLVLSAVVLPLTYLPILVVANDRNYLGDRVNGRWMNLLGVVFLLLIAVASVAAIPLAIITGMGR, encoded by the coding sequence GTGAGGAAGCTCCTCGCCGCCACCCTCGGCGTCCTCTCCGCCATCGGCGGCTTCGTCGACATCGGTGATCTGGTGGCCGCGAGTCAGGCCGGCGCCCGCTTCGGCATGGCGCACGCCTGGGTGCTGCTCGTCGGCGTGCTGGGCATCTGCGCGTACGCGGAAATGGCCGGGCGGATCGCGGCGGTGAGCGGCCGGGCGGTGTTCGACCTGGTCCGGGAGCGGCTGGGCCCGCGGGTGGCGCTGCTCAACCTGGTCGCCTCCTGGTTGGTCACGGTGATCACCCTGGCCGCCGAGCTGGGCGGGGTGGCCCTGGCGTTGCAACTGGGCAGCGGGGTGCACTACCTCTTCTGGGTGCCGGTGGCCGCGGTGGCGGTCTGGCTGGTGCTGTGGCGGTTGCGCTTCGAGCTGATGGAGCGGATCTTCGGGCTGGCCGGGCTGTCGCTGCTGGTCTTCGCGGTCGCGCTGTTCGCGCTCCCCACCGACTGGGCGCAGTTGGGGCACGGCATGCTGCACATCAGCTCCGCCGGGCAGGGCTGGCCGGTGTACTGGTTCGTCGCGGTGGCGCTGTTCGCCTCCACGGTGAGCCCGTACGAGGTGTTCTTCTTCTCCTCCGGCGGGGTCGAGGAGAGGTGGAGCCCCGCCGACCTGGCCCACGCCCGCTCGAACGTGCTGATCGGCTTCCCGGTCGGCGGCTTCCTGGCGTTGTCGCTGATCGCGGTCGCGGCGGTGGCGTACCACCCCGGTGGCACGTCGCTGACCACCCTCGACCAGGTGGCGGGGCCGGTGGCCAGTGCGCTCGGCGGGGTCGGGCTGGCGGTGGCGGTGCTGGCGTTCTTCGCCGTGACCTTCGGCGCGGCGCTGGAGACCGGGCTGTCCGCCGCGTACGCCGTGGCGCAGTACTTCGGCTGGCAGTGGGGCAAGCGGGTCACCCCCCGGGAAGCCGCCCGGTTCCACACCGTGCTGCTGATCAGCGTGCTGCTCGGGGTGCTGATGCTGATGACCACCATCGACCCGGTGCAGCTCACCGAGTACATGCTGGTGCTCAGCGCGGTGGTGCTGCCACTGACGTATCTGCCGATCCTGGTCGTGGCGAACGACCGCAACTACCTGGGTGACCGGGTCAACGGACGGTGGATGAACCTGCTCGGGGTGGTGTTCCTGCTGCTCATCGCCGTCGCCTCGGTGGCGGCGATTCCGCTGGCGATCATCACGGGGATGGGCCGATGA